One segment of Leptodactylus fuscus isolate aLepFus1 chromosome 7, aLepFus1.hap2, whole genome shotgun sequence DNA contains the following:
- the SETDB1 gene encoding histone-lysine N-methyltransferase SETDB1 isoform X3: MDDPEMAELESMVVEELGISMKELREFIDREVEKNELVKQKKAQLLELEKLVKQKEEEVANVDSLYDNATRALDDCEVLVKTLYKEMGITYKESSSDDESSKPVEVIEIPDEDDDEVLSVGSDDGISKTPKEKHMLKDAMVAMKKCKQDVQNLVDIIQKKAEGPHTRFSSHPSSPTSSLGGTNQAGTNNDVNKDGDLVVGMRILGKKRTKTWHKGTLISIQMVGTGKKYKVKFDNKGKSLLSGNHIAYDYHPMPEKLFVGSRVVAKYKDGNQVWLYAGIVAEPPSNKNKMRFLIFFDDGYASYVTQSELYPVCRPLSKTWEDIEDVSCRDFIEEYVTAYPNRPMVLLKSGQLIKTEWEGTWWKSKVEEVDGSLVKILFLDDKRCEWIYRGSTRLEPMFSMKTSTASTQEKKQAGQQRTRPNVGAVRSRGPVVQYTHDLTGSESPFKPMEPSSPQSIPSPQLIDTDSDSQQAQSKKQVAKKSTSFRPGSVGSGQSSPIPIEPVTGQRPILPNQPNQQPHQTFQPIQPMQTIQTIQAIQTFPAIQTIQSMQPNQTIQTIQLAQPNRFLTTNPIIIQTNPMPPEINYRAPMDKLFYLPHTCNYNCLSRTRAISHRGKNPLLIPLLYDFRRMTARRRVNRKMGFHVIYKAPCGLSLRTMPEIERFLFESSCDKLFLEMFCLDPYVLVDRKFQPQKPFYYIPDITYGKEDVPLSCVNEIDRTPPPQVDYSKERIPGRGVFINTGLDFLVGCDCTDGCRDRSKCACHQLTIDATRCTPGAQVNTSAGYTHKRLEECLPTGVYECNRRCKCSMNMCNNRLVQHGLQVRLQLFKTQNKGWGIRCLDDIAKGSFVCIYAGKILTDDFADKEGLEMGDEYFANLDHIESVENYKEGYESDVKSSSDSSGVDLKEEEEENSASDDQEESNDDSSDDNFGKNEDITTSSVWRSYATRRQTRGQKENGTSETASKDSAIARQNSQEESTADCKLPEETSKNKVASWLSSNTMTDTFMDSDSRSSLRMGDASDAEKLPKKEEHGKDTDEAAKPAGHGESNRLYGYNPSPAQPQGIKRPISKTSMHQNRRQSNNTQTHDEVLTLSSSSESDGGSKKPAAQTNANDSDDIQTISSGSDVDEDKKNVTFRTGPGGPLVKRQVAVKSTRGFALKSTYGITVKPNMTSGDGGVGRRNTRQFYDGEESCYIIDAKLEGNLGRYLNHSCSPNLFVQNVFVDTHDLRFPWVAFFASKRIRAGTELTWDYNYEVGSVEGKKLLCCCGSTECRGRLL, encoded by the exons ATGGATGACCCAGAGATGGCAGAGCTGGAGAGCATGGTGGTGGAGGAGCTGGGGATATCCATGAAGGAGCTTCGTGAATTCATAGACCGAGAGGTGGAGAAGAACGAGTTGGTGAAGCAGAAGAAAGCCCAACTACTGGAACTGGAGAAGCTGGTGaagcagaaggaagaagaggTGGCCAATGTGGACAGTCTGTATGACAATGCTACAAG GGCCCTTGATGATTGCGAGGTGTTGGTGAAAACACTGTATAAAGAGATGGGCATCACGTACAAAGAGAGCAGCTCGGACGACGAATCCTCAAAGCCAGTGGAGGTCATTGAGATTccggatgaggatgatgatgaggtgCTGAGCGTGGGATCAG ATGACGGCATTAGTAAGACGCCAAAAGAAAAACATATG TTAAAAGACGCAATGGTTGCCATGAAGAAATGTAAGCAAGATGTGCAAAACCTGGTGGATATCATTCAGAAGAAGGCAG AAGGACCTCATACTCGATTTTCTTCTCACCCCTCATCACCTACCAGTTCTTTGGGTGGGACCAACCAGGCAGGGACAAACAATGATGTCAACAAAGATGGAGATCTGGTTGTGGGTATGCGTATTCTGGGTAAGAAGAGGACCAAAACCTGGCACAAAGGAACCCTCATCTCCATCCAGATGGTCG GAACAGGAAAAAAATACAAAGTTAAATTCGACAACAAGGGGAAGAGCCTTCTGTCTGGGAACCACATAGCCTACGACTACCACCCTATGCCAGAAAAGCTGTTTGTAGGGAGCAGAGTGGTGGCCAAGTACAAGGATGGTAACCAGGTGTGGCTGTATGCCGGAATTGTGGCGGAACCCCCCAGCAACAAGAATAAGATGAG GTTCCTCATATTCTTCGATGATGGCTATGCGTCATACGTCACACAGTCAGAACTTTACCCTGTCTGCAGACCAC TTTCCAAAACCtgggaagacattgaagatgtgTCGTGTCGAGACTTCATCGAGGAGTATGTCACTGCCTACCCCAATCGCCCCATGGTTCTACTCAAGAGCGGTCAGCTGATCAAGACCGAATGGGAGGGGACCTGGTGGAAGTCCAAGGTGGAGGAAGTAGATGGGAGCCTGGTGAAGATTTTGTTTCTG GATGATAAGCGATGTGAGTGGATCTATCGAGGGTCCACCCGTCTGGAGCCCATGTTCAGCATGAAGACGTCCACGGCTTCTACTCAAGAGAAAAAACAAGCAGGACAACAGAGAACGCGCCCCAACGTGG GTGCGGTGCGGAGTAGAGGGCCGGTAGTACAGTACACACATGACCTTACTGGGAGCGAGTCTCCATTTAAGCCTATGGAGCCATCCTCTCCTCAGTCAATCCCATCACCACAGCTAATTGACACAGA ctctgacagcCAGCAGGCGCAGTCTAAGAAGCAAGTGGCTAAGAAAAGTACATCATTCCGTCCTGGATCTGTGGGTTCTGGACAGTCCTCCCCGATCCCCATTGAGCCAGTCACTGGACAACGCCCCATTCTTCCAAACCAACCCAACCAGCAACCCCATCAGACCTTTCAGCCCATCCAACCCATGCAAACTATTCAGACTATCCAAGCAATACAGACGTTTCCAGCTATACAGACCATTCAGTCAATGCAACCCAATCAGACCATCCAAACCATACAACTGGCGCAACCCAATAG GTTTCTTACCACTAATCCTATTATCATCCAGACAAATCCAATGCCTCCAGAGATAAATTACCGGGCCCCTATGGACAAGCTCTTCTACCTACCTCACACGTGCAACTACAACTGCTTATCACGTACCCGTGCCATCTCCCACAGGGGCAAGAACCCCCTGCTAATCCCCCTGCTCTACGATTTCCGGCGTATGACCGCAAGGAGGCGCGTCAACCGCAAGATGGGATTCCATGTTATCTACAAAGCACCGTGCGGGCTAAGCCTGCGTACCATGCCAGAAATAGAACGGTTCCTCTTTGAGAGTTCCTGTGACAAACTGTTTTTAGAAATGTTCTGCCTTGACCCCTACGTATTGGTGGACCGTAAGTTCCAGCCTCAGAAGCCCTTTTATTATATCCCGGACATAACCTACGGCAAGGAAGATGTGCCGCTATCTTGTGTGAACGAGATAGACAGGACACCCCCTCCACAGGTAGACTACAGCAAGGAGCGTATACCCGGCAGGGGGGTCTTTATTAACACTGGCTTGGACTTCCTGGTGGGATGTGACTGCACGGATGGATGCCGGGACAG gtcCAAATGTGCTTGTCATCAGCTGACTATTGACGCCACTCGCTGCACCCCTGGGGCGCAGGTAAACACATCAGCAGGGTATACTCACAAGAGACTGGAGGAATGTCTGCCTACTGG GGTTTATGAATGTAACCGGAGATGTAAGTGCAGCATGAACATGTGCAATAACCGCCTGGTACAGCACGGCCTCCAGGTTCGGCTCCAACTTTTCAAGACCCAGAACAAAGGCTGGGGGATCCGCTGTCTGGACGATATAGCAAAAGGCTCCTTCGTATGTATATATGCAG GTAAAATCCTGACAGATGACTTTGCAGACAAGGAAGGTCTAGAGATGGGCGATGAGTATTTCGCTAACCTGGACCACATAGAAAGCGTGGAAAACTATAAAGAGGGATATGAAAGTGACGTCAAGTCGTCTTCTGACAGCAGCGGTGTAGACCtcaaggaggaagaagaagaaaacagTGCTAGTGACGACCAGGAGGAGTCCAATGATGACAGTTCGGATGACAACTTTGGAAAGAATGAGGACATTACCACCAGCTCGGTGTGGCGGAGCTATGCCACGCGCAGGCAAACCAGGGGGCAGAAGGAAAATGGAACGTCAGAGACTGCCTCTAAAGACTCTGCTATAGCTAGACAGAACAGCCAAGAGGAGAGCACGGCGGACTGCAAGCTGCCAGAGGAGACCTCGAAAAATAAGGTGGCTTCTTGGCTGAGCTCTAACACTATGACAGACACATTCATGGACTCTGATAGTCGGTCATCACTCAGAATGGGAGATGCGTCTGATGCGGAGAAACTGCCAAAGAAGGAGGAGcatggaaag gacacagatgAAGCGGCCAAGCCTGCGGG GCACGGAGAAAGTAACAGGTTATACGGTTACAACCCGTCCCCAGCGCAACCTCAGGGGATCAAGAGGCCGATCAGCAAAACCTCTATGCACCAGAACAGGCGCCagtccaacaacacacagacccaCGAT GAGGTCCTGACGTTATCCAGCAGCTCCGAGAGCGATGGCGGAAGCAAGAAACCCGCGGCCCAGACAAACGCCAACGATAGCGACGACATTCAGACCATCTCATCCGGCTCCGATGTGGATGAGGATAAGAAGAACGTCACTTTCCGCACAGGTCCAG GCGGGCCGTTGGTGAAGAGACAAGTGGCGGTAAAATCCACCAGAGGATTCGCCTTAAAATCCACTTACGGTATCACAGTAAAGCCTAACATGACATCAGGGGACGGAGGAGTCGGGCGTAGGAACACCCGTCAGTTTTACGACGGCGAGGAATCCTGTTACATCATCGACGCCAAATTGGAAGGAAACTTGGGTCGATACCTAAAC CACAGCTGCAGTCCTAACCTGTTTGTCCAGAACGTCTTTGTGGACACCCACGACCTGCGCTTTCCCTGGGTGGCTTTCTTCGCCAGCAA GAGGATACGGGCTGGCACCGAGCTGACCTGGGATTATAACTACGAGGTGGGCAGCGTGGAGGGCAAGAAGCTTCTGTGCTGCTGCGGATCCACAGAATGCAGGGGGCGCCTGCTGTAA